A single genomic interval of Halalkalibaculum roseum harbors:
- a CDS encoding cupin domain-containing protein, which produces MKKLTLLFFVLIPLSINAQSSDYDISSFLDKGVKAPNTHHLGEAWLNFLVEAGDGFDYNITQATFSPNSTLDWHKHTTAQVLIIIEGKGYYQERDEDPIIMRKGDVIMCAKDTEHWHTSSADSSVSYIAVYGSEPTIWTEKLTREYYDSVAKELMEK; this is translated from the coding sequence ATGAAAAAGCTAACCCTGTTATTTTTCGTTTTAATCCCTTTATCGATTAATGCACAAAGCTCTGATTACGATATTAGCTCATTTTTAGATAAAGGTGTCAAAGCTCCAAATACTCATCACCTGGGTGAGGCCTGGTTAAACTTTTTGGTAGAAGCGGGTGATGGTTTCGATTACAATATTACCCAGGCTACTTTTAGTCCAAACTCGACCTTAGATTGGCACAAACACACAACAGCCCAGGTACTCATTATTATTGAGGGTAAAGGTTATTATCAGGAGAGAGATGAGGACCCCATTATTATGAGAAAAGGTGATGTGATAATGTGTGCCAAAGATACAGAACATTGGCATACATCCTCTGCAGATAGTTCCGTGTCATACATTGCTGTTTACGGAAGTGAACCCACGATTTGGACAGAAAAATTAACCAGAGAATATTATGATAGCGTTGCAAAAGAACTGATGGAAAAATAA
- a CDS encoding DUF5343 domain-containing protein produces the protein MGISENFLVNTKSFDPIIQALISRSEHPDTISDTTLEKMGYDNPSDLLVLHVLRGLDIIHQDKTPSDLYFKMVDPDHTKEAIAEGVINGYMDLFLENPDIHKRLPGEIQEELKEYFEGKKTDLIVKYIANTFHKLVSYAGIDVVEEARDRMLGEELKTASADADENIEIDNEIEVEVESEATTAKSEGADSAVKETNNNGKSGPDFHAASEQEEISSRSVEEILFGDKPDSKEQEESDIKDETDASDKDKAAADLSKAEQSEEWDESGEEDGSIQEFKASDSSYDDDDLVGEETAKNEPAGRSDTGALPGKYDISLSHLDTSDERIQKAIVRRAELLDKLGHNREALESYEDMISYFDDADESFLQEAVSQAVIRRVELVKKLNQEHKLLPALNEVIRRFSSSDDSEYYERASKAMLQKAELLETKDYDGQDLLPLYNQIINRLEDESDPYIQEKVNEIFIRRLTLLNRADDNSELLKALDQSITRFGENPRFRKYLEETMFRKAEILEHMNRIEDALDAYTSFLQEFGETVDS, from the coding sequence ATGGGTATATCCGAAAACTTCCTGGTAAATACCAAGTCTTTTGATCCTATCATCCAGGCGTTGATATCGAGATCGGAGCATCCCGACACTATTTCTGATACCACCCTTGAAAAAATGGGATATGACAATCCCAGTGATCTGCTGGTACTTCACGTACTCCGTGGGCTCGATATCATCCACCAGGATAAGACACCGTCGGACCTCTATTTTAAGATGGTTGATCCCGATCACACCAAAGAAGCCATTGCTGAGGGAGTCATCAACGGGTACATGGACCTGTTTCTGGAAAATCCTGACATCCACAAGAGGTTACCCGGAGAAATTCAGGAAGAACTCAAAGAATATTTTGAGGGAAAAAAAACAGATCTCATTGTCAAATACATTGCGAACACCTTTCACAAATTAGTCTCTTACGCCGGTATTGACGTTGTGGAGGAAGCAAGAGATCGCATGCTGGGCGAAGAACTGAAGACTGCCAGTGCTGATGCTGATGAAAACATTGAAATAGATAATGAAATCGAAGTTGAGGTTGAATCTGAAGCAACTACCGCGAAATCAGAAGGTGCTGATTCTGCTGTAAAAGAGACGAACAATAACGGCAAATCCGGACCTGACTTCCATGCCGCCTCCGAACAGGAAGAGATCAGCAGCCGAAGTGTTGAGGAGATTCTCTTTGGTGACAAACCAGATTCTAAAGAACAAGAAGAGTCTGACATCAAGGATGAAACTGATGCTTCTGATAAGGATAAAGCTGCTGCGGATCTCAGTAAAGCCGAACAGTCTGAAGAATGGGATGAGTCCGGTGAAGAAGACGGCTCCATTCAGGAATTTAAAGCATCCGATAGCAGCTATGATGACGATGATTTGGTTGGCGAAGAGACCGCCAAAAATGAACCGGCAGGTCGGAGTGATACCGGTGCCCTTCCCGGCAAATATGATATCAGTCTTTCACACCTGGATACCTCTGATGAACGAATACAAAAAGCGATTGTCAGACGAGCCGAGCTCCTCGATAAATTGGGTCACAACCGGGAAGCACTGGAGTCTTATGAAGACATGATCTCCTATTTTGATGATGCGGATGAATCATTTCTACAAGAAGCGGTATCCCAAGCTGTCATCCGCAGGGTTGAGCTTGTTAAGAAACTAAATCAGGAGCACAAGTTGCTGCCGGCCCTGAATGAAGTCATCCGGCGATTCAGCAGTTCAGATGACTCTGAGTACTATGAACGGGCCTCCAAGGCGATGCTTCAAAAAGCAGAGCTGCTGGAAACCAAAGATTATGACGGACAGGATCTCCTGCCCCTTTACAATCAGATTATCAACCGCCTGGAAGATGAGTCCGATCCCTATATACAGGAAAAGGTAAACGAGATTTTTATCAGGCGCCTGACACTGCTGAATCGAGCCGATGATAATTCTGAGCTGCTCAAAGCGCTAGACCAATCCATCACCCGATTCGGTGAGAACCCACGCTTCCGAAAGTACCTGGAAGAGACTATGTTCCGAAAAGCGGAAATCCTGGAGCATATGAACCGGATCGAAGATGCCCTGGATGCTTACACCTCTTTCCTGCAAGAGTTTGGAGAAACCGTCGACTCTTAA
- a CDS encoding response regulator: MLNNDDKSKKVLIVEDDILQQIILEQMVTSMGHTVLAKVSKGTEAIKSALRLDAVDLILMDIKLSDNIDGIEAMSKIRKSSNVKVIYVTGNTEPQNVERAKKTDYVAFLSKPVDKNLLAKALEDAF, translated from the coding sequence ATGCTTAACAACGATGATAAGTCCAAAAAGGTACTAATTGTAGAAGACGACATCCTGCAGCAGATTATCCTGGAGCAGATGGTCACTTCGATGGGTCATACCGTTCTGGCAAAAGTTTCAAAAGGAACAGAGGCCATCAAATCGGCACTGAGACTGGATGCGGTTGACCTGATACTGATGGATATCAAACTCTCCGATAATATCGACGGTATTGAAGCCATGAGTAAAATCCGGAAATCATCCAATGTGAAGGTGATATATGTTACGGGCAATACGGAGCCTCAAAACGTTGAGAGAGCTAAAAAGACGGATTACGTTGCTTTTCTTTCAAAGCCGGTTGATAAAAATCTGCTGGCGAAGGCCCTTGAAGACGCTTTCTAG
- the galE gene encoding UDP-glucose 4-epimerase GalE, which translates to MKILVTGGAGYIGSHTCVELLEAGYEVIVVDNLANSKKEALKRVEEITGKKVTFFEVDLLEHEKLEFIFSEHPIEAVIHFAGYKAVGESVSKPLSYYHNNITGTLHLCEAMKKYGVKNLVFSSSATVYGDPETVPIKEDFPLSATNPYGRTKLFIEEILRDLHVSDSSWNLALLRYFNPVGAHPSGKIGEDPNDIPNNLMPYISQVAVGKLEKLSVFGDDYPTEDGTGVRDYIHVVDLAVGHLIALEALEKNPGLLTYNLGTGKGYSVLEVVNAFEEATGQDVPYQITDRRPGDIAACYADPQKASEELGWEAERDLVGMCRDVWRWQSQNPEGY; encoded by the coding sequence ATGAAGATACTTGTCACAGGAGGCGCCGGCTATATAGGGAGTCATACGTGTGTGGAATTACTGGAAGCAGGTTATGAGGTAATAGTGGTAGACAACCTGGCCAACAGTAAAAAGGAGGCCCTCAAAAGAGTGGAAGAAATCACCGGAAAGAAAGTAACCTTTTTTGAAGTGGACTTATTAGAACATGAAAAACTGGAGTTTATCTTTTCGGAGCATCCCATAGAGGCCGTTATCCATTTTGCGGGCTATAAAGCTGTAGGTGAATCGGTAAGCAAGCCTCTCTCCTATTATCATAACAACATCACCGGGACACTTCACTTATGTGAAGCTATGAAGAAATACGGAGTCAAAAATCTTGTCTTCAGCTCTTCTGCTACCGTGTATGGAGACCCAGAAACCGTTCCTATAAAGGAGGACTTTCCATTATCTGCAACCAATCCCTACGGCAGAACCAAACTATTTATTGAAGAAATACTTCGGGACCTCCACGTGTCTGACAGCAGCTGGAATCTTGCACTGCTCCGCTATTTCAACCCTGTTGGTGCGCACCCCAGTGGAAAAATTGGAGAAGATCCCAATGATATCCCCAACAATCTTATGCCCTACATCAGCCAGGTGGCTGTTGGAAAGCTTGAAAAATTATCAGTATTCGGGGACGATTACCCTACCGAAGACGGTACCGGTGTTCGCGATTATATCCATGTCGTTGACCTTGCAGTGGGTCACCTCATAGCACTGGAGGCCCTGGAAAAAAATCCCGGCTTACTCACCTACAATTTGGGGACCGGCAAGGGTTACAGTGTACTTGAAGTGGTCAATGCTTTTGAAGAGGCCACCGGTCAGGATGTACCCTATCAGATTACCGACCGGCGCCCGGGCGATATTGCAGCCTGCTATGCAGATCCACAGAAAGCAAGTGAAGAACTCGGTTGGGAAGCAGAAAGAGATCTGGTAGGTATGTGTCGTGATGTATGGAGATGGCAGTCGCAGAATCCGGAAGGTTATTAG
- the mtgA gene encoding monofunctional biosynthetic peptidoglycan transglycosylase — translation MEPVEKPNQKSLFKRIARLLTGFLIALLCLSFVSVLLLKWIHPPTSAFMLQRQQEMYWNDNQDPEINYEWADWEEISPYIKVAAITSEDQRFAEHWGLDLDAIEKAIDEHQRGESLRGASTITQQTAKNLFLWPGQSFIRKGIEAYLSVLMEALLSKKRILEIYLNIAEFGDGVYGVKAASKIYFNSDPANLDMIQSALLVTALPSPRRYNLANPSAYMIERRNWILQYMFYLGNTDYLKKLE, via the coding sequence ATGGAACCCGTAGAAAAACCAAATCAGAAAAGCCTTTTCAAAAGAATTGCCAGGCTGCTCACTGGATTCTTGATTGCCTTATTGTGCCTTTCCTTTGTAAGTGTACTTCTTCTTAAATGGATACACCCACCTACCTCAGCATTTATGCTGCAACGACAGCAAGAAATGTACTGGAATGACAACCAAGACCCGGAAATAAACTACGAATGGGCAGACTGGGAAGAGATATCTCCCTATATAAAAGTAGCAGCCATTACCAGTGAAGACCAGCGATTTGCAGAACACTGGGGACTAGATCTAGACGCCATTGAAAAAGCCATTGACGAGCATCAAAGAGGGGAATCACTTCGCGGGGCAAGCACCATTACCCAGCAGACGGCCAAAAACCTCTTCCTCTGGCCCGGACAGTCGTTCATTCGGAAAGGAATTGAAGCCTATTTATCCGTATTGATGGAAGCTCTGTTATCCAAAAAGAGAATCCTGGAGATTTATCTGAACATTGCTGAATTCGGTGACGGGGTGTATGGAGTGAAAGCTGCCAGCAAAATCTATTTCAATTCCGATCCTGCAAATCTTGATATGATACAGAGTGCGCTGCTGGTAACAGCCCTGCCAAGCCCAAGGCGATATAACCTGGCGAATCCATCTGCCTATATGATTGAACGAAGAAATTGGATACTGCAATATATGTTTTACTTGGGAAACACTGATTATTTGAAGAAACTGGAGTAA
- a CDS encoding taurine dioxygenase, which produces MQTPNTLYIDIEKIRNLLYDDAGFIKEFTDAASDSFSQFAERYEKYLLERNETEFRKAGHKIKPVALMIGVNEVVEEYEHAKKLLHNNEPDRKLRKSAEKIRNITEHVISELQDLQE; this is translated from the coding sequence TTGCAGACCCCGAACACTTTGTATATCGACATCGAAAAAATACGCAACTTGCTTTATGATGATGCGGGATTCATAAAAGAATTTACGGATGCGGCATCGGATTCTTTCAGTCAATTTGCAGAACGTTATGAGAAGTACCTTCTAGAGCGGAATGAGACCGAGTTCAGAAAAGCCGGACACAAGATTAAACCTGTTGCCCTAATGATTGGTGTCAATGAGGTTGTTGAAGAGTATGAGCACGCCAAAAAACTTCTTCATAACAATGAGCCTGACAGGAAGCTCCGGAAATCAGCCGAAAAGATCAGGAATATCACCGAGCACGTGATTTCTGAATTGCAGGATTTACAGGAGTAA
- a CDS encoding hotdog domain-containing protein, translating into MNFYSRKLIKPQDMNAHGTLFGGTVLSWIDEEAAIFVSCQLGKGNLVTKFMSEIDFVSSATLGDIIEIGMETVKFGKSSITVRCVVRNKFSKEVIIKIDRIVFVHVDEEGRPSPHNIEEPANK; encoded by the coding sequence ATGAATTTTTACAGCAGGAAGTTAATTAAACCACAGGACATGAATGCACACGGCACACTCTTCGGAGGTACCGTATTGAGTTGGATTGATGAAGAGGCCGCTATTTTTGTAAGCTGTCAGCTCGGAAAAGGAAACCTGGTTACCAAATTCATGTCCGAAATCGACTTTGTCAGCTCCGCTACCCTGGGCGACATCATCGAAATCGGCATGGAAACCGTCAAATTCGGCAAGAGTTCGATTACTGTTCGCTGTGTAGTACGTAACAAGTTTTCAAAAGAGGTGATTATCAAGATCGATCGCATAGTCTTTGTACACGTCGATGAAGAAGGCCGACCCTCCCCTCATAATATTGAAGAGCCGGCAAACAAATAA
- a CDS encoding carboxypeptidase-like regulatory domain-containing protein — protein MRLLVSTVILCYLLVFTPILKGQSQAVLSGTVRSLDGSSLPRAHVTLDPYSDNLFYSSETVEVQSNGSFQIVAPRSGIYRVSITGAMHKGLQFPVWIREPGTMQLDIQLDPKNLDDGEYFNSNEYLSWIRVTGNFNGYNYDRGVRFERIDSNTLRATINTSLDTLHYQITGLTSGTTVLPGAADYRLRDSRNYEAIVPVKNNRVVLIYKADSTYFDNKNPFEGYRTTWDFNQSGVKFIDETEDQIQKNLRKEDFFSRLFNYGMFDTDSLPVEQFKYTMQQHYREMWKLNIREIDALEKRLSSLPGSTNDYVRQSMYYKYLLLSEEIHESHDSRLLESSDTEPSLYIGIDFLNASMDVIPPESSLWSLRSDLLFILPEMLGYTKRVTAYMEEVVKKNRDTDITGRVLFELFTNSYDDSGRSEQTQDYYRLILEAFGDNYYARKAREYVQADNN, from the coding sequence ATGAGACTACTTGTTTCAACTGTCATCTTATGTTATCTGCTCGTTTTCACACCCATACTTAAGGGCCAATCGCAGGCTGTCCTTTCGGGAACTGTAAGGAGTCTGGACGGTTCATCCCTGCCCCGTGCTCATGTCACCCTGGACCCCTACTCTGACAATCTGTTTTATAGTTCAGAGACAGTTGAGGTTCAATCAAACGGAAGCTTCCAAATAGTTGCACCCCGATCCGGAATATATCGTGTATCCATTACCGGAGCTATGCATAAAGGGTTGCAGTTTCCGGTTTGGATACGAGAACCCGGAACCATGCAGCTGGATATACAACTTGACCCTAAGAATCTGGATGATGGCGAGTACTTCAATAGCAACGAATACTTAAGCTGGATAAGAGTAACCGGAAACTTCAACGGGTATAACTATGATCGCGGTGTTCGTTTTGAGCGGATTGATTCAAACACCCTAAGGGCAACCATCAATACCAGCCTTGATACGCTTCATTACCAGATTACGGGACTGACCTCCGGTACCACTGTTTTGCCCGGAGCCGCAGACTACCGTTTGCGTGATTCCAGAAATTATGAAGCCATAGTACCGGTCAAAAACAACCGGGTAGTACTTATCTATAAAGCCGATTCGACATATTTCGATAATAAAAATCCTTTCGAGGGCTATCGCACTACCTGGGATTTTAACCAGTCGGGAGTCAAATTTATCGACGAAACTGAAGATCAGATTCAAAAGAACCTGAGAAAAGAGGATTTCTTTTCCCGGTTATTCAACTATGGAATGTTTGATACTGACTCCCTACCTGTGGAGCAGTTTAAATACACAATGCAACAGCATTACAGGGAGATGTGGAAACTAAACATCAGGGAAATCGATGCCCTGGAAAAACGCTTAAGCAGTTTGCCCGGGAGTACAAACGATTATGTACGGCAATCGATGTATTACAAATATCTTTTACTTAGTGAAGAAATACATGAATCCCATGATTCCAGATTGCTAGAATCAAGCGATACCGAGCCGAGTCTGTACATTGGTATCGATTTTTTGAATGCTTCCATGGATGTGATACCGCCGGAATCAAGCCTTTGGTCTCTACGCAGCGATTTACTATTCATTTTGCCGGAGATGCTGGGTTACACGAAACGGGTTACCGCCTATATGGAAGAGGTGGTAAAGAAGAACCGGGATACCGATATTACCGGCAGAGTACTCTTTGAACTCTTCACCAACTCTTATGACGACAGCGGCAGGTCAGAGCAAACGCAAGACTATTACCGGCTGATACTGGAAGCATTCGGGGATAATTATTATGCCAGAAAAGCCCGGGAATATGTACAGGCTGATAATAATTAG
- a CDS encoding tetratricopeptide repeat protein gives MKQIQQTIEEIESELRESPEEPDLHNELGIGYHMLGEYEEAIQKFKKAIKLSPETAKYHFNLANSYYESEQVELAINSYMDAIDLKPDYVPAINNLADIYEIAGKPEKARELFEYITRIQPDNALGFLNLGNHFLRDNYIQEAGKSFKKAIELDPDCYEAYNNIGFILKHLRKYERAIEYYEQCLKINPDYQPAIQDLKICKKNVQNS, from the coding sequence ATGAAGCAGATACAACAAACCATAGAGGAAATTGAGAGCGAACTCCGAGAGTCGCCTGAAGAACCCGATTTGCACAATGAATTGGGCATTGGGTACCATATGCTTGGTGAGTATGAGGAGGCTATACAGAAGTTTAAAAAGGCTATCAAACTTTCACCGGAAACAGCTAAATATCACTTCAACCTGGCCAACAGCTATTATGAGTCTGAACAGGTAGAGCTGGCTATCAACTCATACATGGATGCTATTGACCTGAAACCGGATTATGTTCCTGCCATCAATAACCTGGCAGATATTTATGAGATTGCAGGTAAGCCTGAAAAAGCCAGAGAACTGTTTGAGTATATAACCCGGATACAACCGGACAATGCCCTTGGATTCTTGAATCTTGGCAATCACTTCCTACGTGACAACTATATTCAGGAGGCCGGCAAAAGTTTCAAGAAGGCTATCGAATTGGACCCTGATTGCTATGAAGCATACAATAATATTGGCTTCATATTAAAACATCTCAGAAAATATGAGAGAGCGATAGAATATTACGAACAATGCCTTAAGATCAACCCCGATTACCAGCCTGCTATTCAAGATCTAAAAATCTGCAAGAAGAACGTACAGAACTCTTGA
- a CDS encoding class I SAM-dependent methyltransferase gives MQDQTAHSIKLQRYYKYHSTIYDATRWSFLFGRQQFLSSLPELMSQPRILEIGCGTGNNLQLLEYFYPDASITGVDLSEDMLEKASRKVGNSKELNLMQFRYGSEGPDWDPFDLVVLSYSLTMIGENIDTILQHVHEDLNPNGYIAVIDFHDTPFKWFRRWMWHNHVSMDGTILPMLKKYFTEEKVSLNKAYFGFWKYFTFLGKRS, from the coding sequence ATGCAAGATCAGACAGCGCACAGCATCAAATTACAGAGATATTACAAGTATCACTCAACTATTTATGATGCTACTCGCTGGAGTTTTCTTTTTGGCAGACAGCAATTCCTCTCCAGCCTTCCGGAGTTAATGTCCCAGCCCCGAATCCTGGAAATAGGCTGTGGGACCGGCAATAACCTTCAGTTACTGGAGTATTTTTACCCGGATGCAAGCATCACAGGTGTTGATCTATCTGAGGATATGCTGGAAAAGGCATCCCGAAAAGTCGGGAATTCGAAAGAACTCAATCTGATGCAATTTCGATACGGTTCGGAAGGACCTGATTGGGATCCCTTCGATCTTGTTGTACTTTCCTATTCTCTCACCATGATCGGTGAAAACATCGATACTATATTACAGCACGTTCATGAAGACCTCAATCCCAACGGGTATATTGCAGTGATCGACTTTCATGACACTCCATTTAAGTGGTTTCGACGCTGGATGTGGCATAACCATGTCAGCATGGACGGAACCATCCTGCCGATGCTAAAGAAGTATTTTACAGAAGAAAAAGTATCTCTAAATAAGGCGTACTTTGGTTTCTGGAAATATTTCACTTTTCTAGGAAAGAGAAGTTAA
- a CDS encoding DUF3419 family protein has translation MNRLQNIVQNLQSKLFDTVVSNRLVYNTCWEDPEIDRELLGLDSESQVIMLSSAGCNALDYLLDEPESIHCIDANPAQNALLDLKKALFEYGSYELLWRLFGQGHDTEFQNLFRENLAELLSSSSRNFWQRHINYFSRPGVEGSFYYRGTSGKVALMIHKRIKYKGVYGQTLNLLDSKSLEEQQYHYQEIEKHLWSAFYKWLFKRNATMALLGVPGSQRDIIENQTEGGLISYINEAMRTVFTQIPVAENYFWRVYLTGSYTQDCCPNYLKKQNFDFYNQSNHRIKTYNSYLHDFLEKNPGSYSHFVLLDHQDWLANAKPELLAKEWQLILDNACPGAKILFRSAARECEFLPEFTQDRLTFRPELTERLHPNDRVGTYGNTYLAEVNN, from the coding sequence ATGAATCGTCTTCAAAATATTGTCCAAAACCTGCAGAGTAAACTTTTTGATACCGTGGTATCAAACCGTCTGGTTTACAATACCTGCTGGGAAGACCCGGAAATAGACAGAGAGCTTCTTGGTTTAGATTCCGAGAGCCAGGTCATTATGCTAAGCAGTGCCGGCTGCAATGCCCTCGATTATTTATTGGACGAACCGGAATCCATACACTGTATTGATGCTAATCCGGCCCAGAATGCCTTACTTGATCTAAAAAAAGCCCTATTTGAATATGGTAGTTATGAATTGCTCTGGAGACTATTTGGACAAGGCCATGATACTGAATTCCAAAACCTGTTCCGTGAGAATCTGGCGGAGCTACTCTCATCATCCTCCCGAAATTTTTGGCAGCGCCATATCAACTACTTTAGCCGGCCGGGAGTTGAAGGCTCATTCTATTACCGAGGAACATCCGGAAAAGTAGCCCTGATGATCCATAAACGAATCAAATACAAAGGTGTTTACGGACAGACGTTAAACCTGCTGGATTCAAAATCCCTTGAAGAGCAGCAGTATCACTATCAGGAAATAGAAAAGCACCTCTGGAGTGCGTTTTATAAATGGCTGTTCAAAAGAAATGCAACCATGGCCCTACTGGGTGTACCCGGCAGCCAGAGAGATATAATTGAAAATCAAACAGAAGGCGGGTTAATCAGCTATATCAATGAAGCGATGCGCACTGTCTTCACGCAAATACCCGTAGCCGAGAATTACTTCTGGAGAGTTTATCTTACCGGTTCCTATACCCAAGATTGCTGTCCCAATTATTTAAAAAAACAAAACTTCGATTTCTATAATCAGAGCAACCACCGAATTAAGACGTATAACTCCTATCTTCATGATTTCTTGGAAAAAAATCCCGGGTCGTATTCTCATTTTGTACTGCTGGATCACCAGGATTGGCTTGCTAATGCCAAACCTGAGTTATTGGCTAAAGAGTGGCAGCTGATACTCGACAATGCATGTCCGGGTGCTAAAATTTTATTCCGTTCGGCCGCTAGGGAGTGTGAGTTTCTACCTGAATTTACTCAAGACCGGTTAACCTTCAGACCGGAACTAACCGAACGACTCCATCCCAACGACCGGGTGGGTACATATGGCAATACATATCTGGCGGAGGTAAACAACTAA
- the prfB gene encoding peptide chain release factor 2 (programmed frameshift), whose protein sequence is MSSTTVNTDYLNELFERVDALRGYLDYDQRKVRIIELQEQTQDPNFWNDPDHARQIMKKLDHEKSMVQSWDELNGLRESIEVYLQFEEEGEDVEEELKQELKKLEKGLEELEFRNMLRGEDDHRDAIVTFNPGAGGTESQDWAEMLYRMYTRWAKKQDFEVSVIEYQQGDVAGLKSATIEISGDFAYGFLKAESGVHRLVRISPFDSNSRRHTSFCSVFVSPLIDDTIDIDINESEVELQRFHASGAGGQNVNKVETGVRLIWEGELSDGSKERVVAECQQERSQMQNREKAMVLLKSKIYELEKQIKEKQKQKLEDSKSSIEWGSQIRSYVFHPYNMVKDHRTEHETSNVDAVMDGELDEFIKAYLMSGVGE, encoded by the exons ATGAGCAGCACTACTGTTAATACCGACTATTTGAACGAACTTTTTGAGCGTGTGGATGCGCTCAGGGGGTATCTT GACTACGATCAGCGCAAAGTACGAATCATAGAGCTTCAAGAGCAGACGCAAGATCCAAATTTCTGGAACGATCCGGATCATGCCCGGCAGATAATGAAGAAGCTGGACCATGAGAAAAGCATGGTGCAAAGCTGGGATGAACTCAACGGATTGAGAGAAAGCATTGAGGTATATCTTCAGTTTGAGGAGGAGGGAGAAGATGTAGAAGAGGAACTGAAACAGGAGCTTAAAAAACTGGAAAAAGGACTCGAAGAGTTAGAGTTCCGAAACATGTTGCGGGGTGAAGATGATCATCGCGATGCTATCGTAACCTTCAACCCTGGTGCGGGCGGTACAGAGAGCCAGGACTGGGCTGAGATGCTCTATCGTATGTATACACGCTGGGCAAAAAAGCAGGACTTCGAAGTTTCGGTAATAGAATATCAGCAAGGGGATGTGGCCGGACTGAAAAGCGCTACCATCGAAATAAGCGGTGATTTTGCCTATGGCTTTCTCAAAGCTGAAAGCGGAGTACATCGACTGGTGAGAATATCGCCCTTTGACAGTAACTCCCGTCGTCATACCTCTTTTTGTTCGGTATTTGTCTCCCCATTGATTGACGACACTATTGATATTGATATCAATGAAAGTGAAGTAGAACTGCAGCGTTTTCATGCCAGCGGTGCCGGCGGCCAGAATGTCAACAAAGTTGAAACCGGGGTACGTCTTATCTGGGAAGGAGAACTTTCTGATGGTTCCAAGGAGAGGGTAGTTGCCGAATGCCAACAGGAGCGTTCACAGATGCAAAATCGTGAAAAGGCAATGGTTTTGCTGAAATCGAAGATATATGAACTGGAAAAACAGATTAAAGAAAAGCAGAAACAAAAACTCGAAGATTCCAAAAGCAGTATTGAGTGGGGCTCCCAGATTCGGTCATACGTGTTCCATCCCTATAACATGGTGAAAGACCATAGAACCGAGCACGAAACCTCAAATGTTGATGCCGTAATGGATGGAGAACTGGATGAATTCATCAAAGCCTACCTGATGTCAGGTGTCGGTGAATAA